A single window of Vigna radiata var. radiata cultivar VC1973A chromosome 4, Vradiata_ver6, whole genome shotgun sequence DNA harbors:
- the LOC106758590 gene encoding uncharacterized protein LOC106758590 — protein MCFVVVVFVALLFVWWCVTTTFILVVLFASTMIMHNQRKLTGVVKRLNFNAIYAGENMAKFFCMLYNRPEGSIGPLSVKQANIPSQPNLYDCGVIMLKAMEMWDGEDKYNGKSMPEYTNKELSQIRRTMLNIGS, from the exons ATGTGCTTCGTGGTGGTTGTGTTTGTCGCTTTGCTCTTCGTGTGGTGGTGTGTAACGACTACATTTATTTTG GTGGTGTTATTTGCGTCAACGATGATAATGCACAACCAGAGAAAGTTGACTGGTGTTGTGAAGAGGCTTAATTTCAATGCCATATACGCG GGTGAAAACATGGCCAAATTCTTTTGCATGTTGTACAATAGACCCGAAGGGAGTATAGGTCCACTGTCCGTTAAACAAGCAAATATCCCATCCCAACCGAACTT ATATGATTGTGGAGTTATCATGTTAAAAGCCATGGAAATGTGGGATGGAGAGGATAAATACAACGGAAAAAGCATGCCGGAGTACACAAAT AAGGAGTTGAGTCAAATTAGAAGAACTATGTTAAATATTGGATCCTAG